A portion of the Calliphora vicina chromosome 5, idCalVici1.1, whole genome shotgun sequence genome contains these proteins:
- the cora gene encoding protein 4.1 homolog isoform X1, with translation MPAETKTATAAETETPTKGKKSPANSSKAALARITLLDGSILDVTIDRKAKGRDLINSICAGLNILEKDYFGLTYETPTDPRNWLDLEKPVSKFFRTDPWALNFAVKFYPPEPSQLQEDITRYHLCLQVRNDILEGRLPCTFVTHALLGSYLVQSEMGDYDPKDMPNRNYLKDFKIAPNQSTELEDKVMDLHKTHKGQSPAEAELHYLENAKKLAMYGVDLHPAKDSEGVDIMLGVCASGLLVYRDKLRINRFAWPKILKISYKRHHFYIKIRPGEFEQHEVTIGFKLANHRAAKKLWKSCVEHHTFFRLMTPEPPNKSTLFPRFGSKYRYSGRTMYESRKNPVDREAPKFDRSLSGRRLTSRSMDALALAEKEKDSQKRHTMGHPPEHIPDLDSPRSRSPLKKDKKEKLIRESSTGTASASSQSSLEGDYETNTGAAADAASAAAALMGPDDQAAEEAKLKEKKQKEKEEKERKEKEKKEKEKKEKEAKEKAAKDKAAGGMNGNDDLNDSQKSDKPGKRVDPNDPRFAGARTTVTHTMTLTGEIDPVTGRIKSEYGDIDPNTGDIDPATAIKDPVTGKLILNYAQIDPSHFGKQAQVSTTTETVPITRQQFFDGVKHMGKNALRRDSEASSEDDMTHEYETENVKEMVMGSPKKSATQNLGKYVSTPTVVKTTTKQVLTKNDDGVTHNVEEEVRNLGTGEVTYSTQEHKADAPAVDLTSGAYVTATAVTTRTATTHEDLGKKAKTEQLEEKTVATTRTHDPNKQEQRVVTQEVKTTATVTSGDQESPMYQTSASTSATTTGPRVEQTRVILGENSPGYTAEGEIVSSQTVSSKTRTVETITYKTERDGIVETRVEQKITIQSDGDPIDHDRALAEAIQEATAMNPDMTVEKIEIQQQTQ, from the exons ATGCCGGCGGAAACTAAAACAGCAACCGCCGCAGAAACGGAAACACCCACAAAGGGTAAAAAATCGCCTGCCAATAGTTCAAAGGCGGCTTTGGCGCGCATCACCTTATTGGATGGCTCCATTTTGGATGTAACCATTGAT CGCAAAGCCAAGGGCCGTGATTTAATAAATTCCATTTGTGCTGGCCTTAATATCCTGGAGAAAGACTACTTTGGTCTCACCTATGAAACGCCCACAGATCCCAGAAATTGGCTGGACTTGGAGAAGCCAGTATCAAAATTCTTTCGCACTGATCCTTGGGCTTTGAATTTCGCTGTGAAATTCTATCCTCCCGAGCCATCTCAGTTGCAAGAGGACATCACCCGTTATCATTTGTGCTTGCAAGTACGCAATGATATTTTGGAGGGCCGTCTGCCCTGCACATTTGTCACGCATGCCTTGTTGGGCTCGTATTTGGTACAATCGGAAATGGGTGATTACGATCCCAAGGATATGCCCAATCGCAATTATTTGAAGGATTTCAAAATTGCTCCAAATCAATCTACGGAATTGGAGGATAAAGTTATGGATTTACATAAAACACACAA GGGCCAATCACCAGCTGAGGCCGAATTACATTATTTGGAAAATGCCAAGAAATTGGCCATGTATGGCGTGGACTTACATCCAGCCAAGGATTCTGAAGGCGTAGACATCATGTTGGGCGTTTGTGCCTCCGGTTTATTGGTGTACAGAGACAA ATTACGCATTAATCGTTTTGCATGGCCAAAAATCTTGAAAATCTCCTATAAGCGTCATCATTTCTATATCAAAATACGTCCCGGTGAATTTGAACAGCATGAGGTGACCATTGGTTTCAAATTGGCCAATCATAGAGCAGCGAAAAAGTTGTGGAAATCTTGTGTAGAGCATCATACCTTCTTCCGTTTGATGACACCAGAGCCACCAAACAAATCTACGCTATTCCCACGTTTTGGTTCGAAATATCGCTACTCGGGACGCACCATGTATGAGAGCCGCAAGAATCCGGTAGATCGTGAGGCACCCAAATTCGATAGAAGTTTGTCGGGCAGACGTTTGACCTCACGCTCAATGGATG CTTTGGCCTTGGCTGAAAAGGAGAAGGACTCACAAAAACGTCATACCATGGGCCATCCACCAGAGCATATACCCGATTTGGATTCACCACGTAGCCGCAGTCCTTTGAAAAAGGATAAAAAGGAGAAG TTGATACGTGAATCTAGCACTGGTACTGCTTCGGCTTCTTCGCAGAGCTCCCTCGAAGGTGATTACGAGACCAATACCGGTGCTGCGGCCGATGCTGCCTCAGCAGCAGCCGCCTTAATGGGCCCTGATGATCAG GCTGCTGAAGAAGCAAAATTGAAGGAGAAGAAACAAAAGGAAAAGGAGGAGAAGGAACGCAAAGAAAaggaaaagaaagaaaaagagAAGAAAGAAAAGGAAGCCAAGGAAAAGGCTGCTAAGGACAAGGCAGCTGGAGGCATGAATG GCAATGATGATTTGAATGATTCTCAGAAATCGGATAAACCTGGTAAACGT GTGGACCCCAACGATCCTCGTTTTGCTGGTGCCCGCACTACCGTTACCCACACCATGACCTTGACTGGCGAAATTGATCCAGTAACCGGACGCATTAAGAGCGAATACGGTGACATTGATCCCAATACCGGAGACATTGATCCGGCTACCGCTATTAAGGATCCCGTGACCGGTAAATTGATCTTGAATTATGCCCAAATCGATCCATCACACTTTGGCAAACAGGCCCAAGTGAGCACTACTACTGAAACTGTACCTATAACCAGACAACAATTCTTCGATGGCGTCAAACACATGGGCAAGAATGCGCTACGACGTGATTCCGAGGCTAGCTCTGAAGATGACATGACACACGAATACGAAACGGAAAATGTTAAGGAAATGGTGATGGGCAGTCCGAAGAAGAGCGCAACACAAAATCTGGGCAAATATGTGAGCACACCAACGGTAGTGAAGACAACAACCAAACAAGTATTGACCAAGAACGATGATGGCGTGACACATAACGTTGAGGAAGAAGTACGCAATCTGGGTACCGGTGAGGTGACCTATTCAACACAGGAACACAAG gcTGATGCTCCAGCCGTCGATTTGACCAGTGGTGCTTATGTTACTGCCACCGCAGTAACAACTCGTACAGCCACCACACACGAAGATTTGGGTAAAAAAGCCAAAACCGAACAGTTGGAAGAGAAAACAGTGGCCACCACAAGAACCCACGATCCCAACAAACAAGAGCAACGTGTTGTAACCCAAGAAGTTAAGACCACAGCAACAGTAACCAGTGGAGATCAG GAATCTCCTATGTATCAAACATCTGCCTCTACATCAGCTACCACCACCGGCCCTCGTGTTGAACAAACCCGCGTTATTTTAGGTGAAAATTCTCCCGGCTATACGGCCGAAGGTGAAATTGTCTCCAGCCAAACGGTCAGCAGCAAAACACGTACCGTCGAAACCATTACC tataaaaCCGAACGAGATGGCATTGTTGAAACCCGTGTAGAACAAAAGATTACCATACAATCAGATGGAGATCCAATTGATCATGACCGAGCTTTAGCTGAGGCAATACAG GAGGCAACAGCTATGAATCCAGACATGACAGTGGAAAAGATTGAAATTCAACAACAAACCCAATAA
- the cora gene encoding protein 4.1 homolog isoform X2, whose product MPAETKTATAAETETPTKGKKSPANSSKAALARITLLDGSILDVTIDRKAKGRDLINSICAGLNILEKDYFGLTYETPTDPRNWLDLEKPVSKFFRTDPWALNFAVKFYPPEPSQLQEDITRYHLCLQVRNDILEGRLPCTFVTHALLGSYLVQSEMGDYDPKDMPNRNYLKDFKIAPNQSTELEDKVMDLHKTHKGQSPAEAELHYLENAKKLAMYGVDLHPAKDSEGVDIMLGVCASGLLVYRDKLRINRFAWPKILKISYKRHHFYIKIRPGEFEQHEVTIGFKLANHRAAKKLWKSCVEHHTFFRLMTPEPPNKSTLFPRFGSKYRYSGRTMYESRKNPVDREAPKFDRSLSGRRLTSRSMDALALAEKEKDSQKRHTMGHPPEHIPDLDSPRSRSPLKKDKKEKAAEEAKLKEKKQKEKEEKERKEKEKKEKEKKEKEAKEKAAKDKAAGGMNGNDDLNDSQKSDKPGKRGVGLFSSGRKSKSGSPSKEGKDKNKSGRPGELELAVADSGDQNNSTSPGYTKPYEYTDADGDNSPTRKSYIPGGFRYDQDPDGKRGHDGQEQLSPGSQQKKIGLAFNYAPGNEEDLKKQAEKLKSGQLSPRTRDKLNKGQLSPKTKAKLLKEANLSPATKAKLQGSAVDAAAIPLSDAQKRSYSPSKSPTQGYASGAPGSYKPLVDPTSAFLDSERYNKEPAYVGASSTDSTPTKEGRSSTASPQSVGKSSIPPPTPVRTAASGVGSATAVGKPKKKRVKIMVITSRFDPSTKRINTESGQVEHSTGILDPATGLIDTKYGVIDPKKGTLMALNTKTGNNETYQGEVDPKTGHIQLVAGVTDPSTGRLDESLGLVMAITPQDDPVVELTVITSRIDPATGKVDTVNGEVERSLGVLNMESGLLDTKYGEINTRTGELKAIDPKSGKIIVTKNVKVDPATGQLTIMGVLDPKTGKLDSNQARLIEVGQQIDPIVEVTSLAGKYDSKKNVIDPKTAFVETSGGQFDPRAGKIDTKYGQIDLVKHTITFTDPKSGKSVTRDIKIDPATGQIVLKNQINPKNNKPDKDYARIISLRIVQQRVDPKTKAPISQVSSAKDKEIVIDPKSNQIWMPTGAFDPATKEQQYISSAVDPKTGYVITIYGYLNPKTNEIKKQTKLDPNTTKIEPSSGKIYTATGDLDAATGEPLYATTQVDADSGEVYTKLARVDPKTGKLIVVRILLISKVDERGRPEEVDPQTCEIDPVSGRVLKFFNKTVYVYNMIDPITGEIVQVDPNDPRFAGARTTVTHTMTLTGEIDPVTGRIKSEYGDIDPNTGDIDPATAIKDPVTGKLILNYAQIDPSHFGKQAQVSTTTETVPITRQQFFDGVKHMGKNALRRDSEASSEDDMTHEYETENVKEMVMGSPKKSATQNLGKYVSTPTVVKTTTKQVLTKNDDGVTHNVEEEVRNLGTGEVTYSTQEHKADAPAVDLTSGAYVTATAVTTRTATTHEDLGKKAKTEQLEEKTVATTRTHDPNKQEQRVVTQEVKTTATVTSGDQFQRRDSISSTSSGDSGTPIDGPYDGSTAIYNTTSYKESPMYQTSASTSATTTGPRVEQTRVILGENSPGYTAEGEIVSSQTVSSKTRTVETITYKTERDGIVETRVEQKITIQSDGDPIDHDRALAEAIQEATAMNPDMTVEKIEIQQQTQ is encoded by the exons ATGCCGGCGGAAACTAAAACAGCAACCGCCGCAGAAACGGAAACACCCACAAAGGGTAAAAAATCGCCTGCCAATAGTTCAAAGGCGGCTTTGGCGCGCATCACCTTATTGGATGGCTCCATTTTGGATGTAACCATTGAT CGCAAAGCCAAGGGCCGTGATTTAATAAATTCCATTTGTGCTGGCCTTAATATCCTGGAGAAAGACTACTTTGGTCTCACCTATGAAACGCCCACAGATCCCAGAAATTGGCTGGACTTGGAGAAGCCAGTATCAAAATTCTTTCGCACTGATCCTTGGGCTTTGAATTTCGCTGTGAAATTCTATCCTCCCGAGCCATCTCAGTTGCAAGAGGACATCACCCGTTATCATTTGTGCTTGCAAGTACGCAATGATATTTTGGAGGGCCGTCTGCCCTGCACATTTGTCACGCATGCCTTGTTGGGCTCGTATTTGGTACAATCGGAAATGGGTGATTACGATCCCAAGGATATGCCCAATCGCAATTATTTGAAGGATTTCAAAATTGCTCCAAATCAATCTACGGAATTGGAGGATAAAGTTATGGATTTACATAAAACACACAA GGGCCAATCACCAGCTGAGGCCGAATTACATTATTTGGAAAATGCCAAGAAATTGGCCATGTATGGCGTGGACTTACATCCAGCCAAGGATTCTGAAGGCGTAGACATCATGTTGGGCGTTTGTGCCTCCGGTTTATTGGTGTACAGAGACAA ATTACGCATTAATCGTTTTGCATGGCCAAAAATCTTGAAAATCTCCTATAAGCGTCATCATTTCTATATCAAAATACGTCCCGGTGAATTTGAACAGCATGAGGTGACCATTGGTTTCAAATTGGCCAATCATAGAGCAGCGAAAAAGTTGTGGAAATCTTGTGTAGAGCATCATACCTTCTTCCGTTTGATGACACCAGAGCCACCAAACAAATCTACGCTATTCCCACGTTTTGGTTCGAAATATCGCTACTCGGGACGCACCATGTATGAGAGCCGCAAGAATCCGGTAGATCGTGAGGCACCCAAATTCGATAGAAGTTTGTCGGGCAGACGTTTGACCTCACGCTCAATGGATG CTTTGGCCTTGGCTGAAAAGGAGAAGGACTCACAAAAACGTCATACCATGGGCCATCCACCAGAGCATATACCCGATTTGGATTCACCACGTAGCCGCAGTCCTTTGAAAAAGGATAAAAAGGAGAAG GCTGCTGAAGAAGCAAAATTGAAGGAGAAGAAACAAAAGGAAAAGGAGGAGAAGGAACGCAAAGAAAaggaaaagaaagaaaaagagAAGAAAGAAAAGGAAGCCAAGGAAAAGGCTGCTAAGGACAAGGCAGCTGGAGGCATGAATG GCAATGATGATTTGAATGATTCTCAGAAATCGGATAAACCTGGTAAACGT GGTGTTGGTTTATTCTCTTCGGGTCGCAAGAGCAAGAGTGGTTCACCTTCTAAAGAGGGTAAGGACAAGAATAAATCCGGCCGACCTGGTGAACTAGAATTGGCTGTGGCTGATTCTGGTGATCAGAACAATTCTACTTCTCCAGGTTACACGAAACCTTACGAATACACCGATGCCGATGGTGACAACAGTCCCACCCGTAAATCTTACATTCCTGGCGGTTTCCGTTATGATCAAGATCCAGATGGCAAACGTGGCCATGATGGCCAAGAACAATTGTCGCCTGGCTCTCAGCAAAAGAAAATTGGTTTGGCTTTCAATTATGCTCCCGGCAATGAAGAGGATTTGAAAAAACAAGCCGAAAAGCTAAAATCTGGACAATTATCACCACGTACCCGTGACAAGCTCAACAAGGGCCAACTGTCGcccaaaacaaaagcaaaacttTTGAAAGAAGCCAATCTCTCGCCCGCCACAAAGGCCAAATTGCAAGGCAGTGCTGTAGATGCTGCTGCCATACCATTAAGTGATGCCCAAAAGCGTTCATATTCTCCCTCCAAGAGTCCTACACAAGGTTATGCTTCTGGTGCTCCAGGCAGCTACAAGCCTTTGGTGGATCCCACTTCAGCATTTTTGGATTCCGAGAGGTATAACAAGGAGCCGGCCTATGTTG GTGCTTCCTCTACTGATTCTACTCCCACTAAGGAAGGTCGTTCATCAACTGCCTCCCCTCAATCTGTGGGTAAATCTTCTATTCCTCCACCAACACCCGTTAGAACTGCTGCCTCTGGAGTTGGTAGCGCCACAGCGGTTGGTAAACCCAAGAAGAAACGTGTTAAGATCATGGTTATCACTTCTAGATTTGATCCCTCCACCAAGAGAATTAATACCGAAAGTGGTCAAGTTGAACACTCTACTGGCATTTTAGATCCTGCTACTGGACTTATTGACACTAAATATGGTGTGATTGATCCTAAGAAGGGAACTTTAATGGCCTTGAACACCAAGACTGGCAATAATGAAACATATCAAGGTGAAGTTGATCCCAAAACGGGTCATATTCAACTGGTTGCTGGCGTCACTGATCCATCTACCGGACGTTTGGATGAATCCTTGGGTCTTGTTATGGCCATTACTCCTCAAGATGATCCCGTTGTGGAATTGACCGTGATTACAAGCCGTATCGATCCTGCCACCGGCAAAGTTGACACTGTTAATGGTGAGGTTGAGAGATCATTGGGTGTATTGAATATGGAATCTGGCTTGTTGGACACTAAATACGGTGAAATCAATACCAGAACTGGCGAACTTAAGGCTATTGACCCTAAATCAGGCAAAATTATTGTCACCAAGAATGTCAAGGTTGATCCAGCCACTGGACAACTTACCATTATGGGTGTATTAGATCCTAAGACAGGTAAATTAGACTCAAACCAAGCACGCCTTATTGAAGTGGGTCAACAGATTGATCCCATTGTAGAGGTTACATCTTTGGCTGGTAAATATGATTCAAAGAAGAACGTAATCGATCCCAAGACAGCTTTTGTGGAAACCTCGGGCGGTCAATTCGATCCCAGGGCCGGCAAGATTGATACCAAATATGGTCAAATCGATTTAGTGAAACACACCATTACCTTTACCGATCCCAAGTCTGGAAAATCAGTTACACGTGACATCAAAATCGATCCCGCTACTGGACAAATTGTGCTAAAGAATCAAATTAATCCCAAAAACAATAAGCCAGACAAAGACTATGCTCGCATAATATCGCTGCGCATTGTACAACAACGTGTGGATCCCAAGACAAAGGCACCTATTAGCCAAGTCAGCTCGGCCAAGGACAAGGAAATTGTTATCGATCCCAAATCCAATCAAATTTGGATGCCTACTGGAGCTTTCGATCCAGCCACCAAGGAACAACAATATATTTCCAGTGCTGTTGATCCCAAGACTGGCTATGTCATCACCATCTACGGTTATCTCAATCCCAAAACCAACGAAAtcaaaaaacaaaccaaacttGATCCTAATACCACTAAGATTGAACCTTCTTCTGGCAAAATCTACACAGCTACTGGTGATTTAGATGCTGCTACCGGTGAACCACTCTATGCTACCACACAAGTTGATGCCGACTCTGGTGAAGTTTACACGAAATTGGCTCGCGTTGATCCTAAGACAGGCAAACTGATTGTTGTCAGAATCTTGCTTATCTCTAAGGTCGACGAAAGAGGCCGTCCCGAAGAAGTAGATCCTCAAACCTGCGAAATTGATCCAGTATCGGGTCGCGTCTtgaaattctttaataaaaccGTTTATGTATACAATATGATTGATCCCATTACCGGTGAAATTGTACAGGTGGACCCCAACGATCCTCGTTTTGCTGGTGCCCGCACTACCGTTACCCACACCATGACCTTGACTGGCGAAATTGATCCAGTAACCGGACGCATTAAGAGCGAATACGGTGACATTGATCCCAATACCGGAGACATTGATCCGGCTACCGCTATTAAGGATCCCGTGACCGGTAAATTGATCTTGAATTATGCCCAAATCGATCCATCACACTTTGGCAAACAGGCCCAAGTGAGCACTACTACTGAAACTGTACCTATAACCAGACAACAATTCTTCGATGGCGTCAAACACATGGGCAAGAATGCGCTACGACGTGATTCCGAGGCTAGCTCTGAAGATGACATGACACACGAATACGAAACGGAAAATGTTAAGGAAATGGTGATGGGCAGTCCGAAGAAGAGCGCAACACAAAATCTGGGCAAATATGTGAGCACACCAACGGTAGTGAAGACAACAACCAAACAAGTATTGACCAAGAACGATGATGGCGTGACACATAACGTTGAGGAAGAAGTACGCAATCTGGGTACCGGTGAGGTGACCTATTCAACACAGGAACACAAG gcTGATGCTCCAGCCGTCGATTTGACCAGTGGTGCTTATGTTACTGCCACCGCAGTAACAACTCGTACAGCCACCACACACGAAGATTTGGGTAAAAAAGCCAAAACCGAACAGTTGGAAGAGAAAACAGTGGCCACCACAAGAACCCACGATCCCAACAAACAAGAGCAACGTGTTGTAACCCAAGAAGTTAAGACCACAGCAACAGTAACCAGTGGAGATCAG ttCCAAAGACGTGACAGTATTTCCTCCACAAGTTCTGGAGATTCTGGTACACCCATCGATGGTCCTTATGATGGATCCACTGCTATTTATAATACCACCTCATAtaag GAATCTCCTATGTATCAAACATCTGCCTCTACATCAGCTACCACCACCGGCCCTCGTGTTGAACAAACCCGCGTTATTTTAGGTGAAAATTCTCCCGGCTATACGGCCGAAGGTGAAATTGTCTCCAGCCAAACGGTCAGCAGCAAAACACGTACCGTCGAAACCATTACC tataaaaCCGAACGAGATGGCATTGTTGAAACCCGTGTAGAACAAAAGATTACCATACAATCAGATGGAGATCCAATTGATCATGACCGAGCTTTAGCTGAGGCAATACAG GAGGCAACAGCTATGAATCCAGACATGACAGTGGAAAAGATTGAAATTCAACAACAAACCCAATAA